One window of the Chitinophaga niabensis genome contains the following:
- a CDS encoding tetratricopeptide repeat protein, translating into MKQHFFHIAVAVLLFSTGATFAQEGTNKLIRKGNDQYKKQQYADAEASYKKALERNNKSVEGNYNLGNSLYEQKRFDAARAQYANTLKVGGKKEVKADANYNIGNTFMEDKKWEESIKSYKNALKANPADEQARYNLAYAQAMLKKQQQEGGGDDKKDNKDKQKDKQKENKENKDDQKKDQDKKEQEKKEQEKKQQEKEQQQQPQPKPSKLTPEEAKRLLQALAQQEKKLQEDKMKKVKASPGTVEKDW; encoded by the coding sequence ATGAAACAGCACTTTTTTCATATAGCAGTTGCCGTGCTTTTATTCAGCACAGGGGCAACATTTGCTCAGGAAGGCACCAATAAACTGATCCGTAAAGGGAACGATCAATATAAAAAGCAGCAATACGCTGATGCGGAAGCCAGCTATAAAAAAGCGCTGGAGAGAAATAATAAATCGGTTGAAGGGAACTACAACCTCGGCAACTCTTTATACGAACAAAAAAGGTTTGATGCTGCCCGCGCACAATATGCCAATACCTTAAAGGTAGGTGGAAAGAAAGAAGTGAAAGCGGACGCCAATTACAACATCGGCAACACATTCATGGAAGACAAAAAGTGGGAGGAAAGCATCAAGAGTTATAAAAATGCCCTGAAAGCCAACCCGGCTGATGAACAGGCCCGTTATAACCTTGCTTACGCACAGGCCATGCTGAAGAAGCAACAGCAGGAAGGCGGCGGAGACGATAAAAAAGATAATAAGGACAAACAGAAAGACAAGCAGAAAGAGAATAAAGAAAATAAAGACGACCAGAAGAAGGACCAGGATAAAAAAGAACAGGAGAAGAAGGAGCAGGAGAAAAAGCAACAGGAAAAAGAACAACAGCAGCAACCTCAGCCTAAACCCAGTAAACTAACGCCGGAAGAAGCAAAACGTTTGCTGCAGGCCCTGGCACAGCAGGAAAAGAAACTGCAGGAAGATAAAATGAAGAAAGTGAAGGCCAGCCCGGGAACAGTGGAAAAGGACTGGTAA
- a CDS encoding zinc metallopeptidase translates to MMLTPGVTIISLIFFGISMLVSYRLRNKFKQYSAVPTSSGLTGREIAEKMLKDNGIYDVKVISVDGHLSDHYNPANKTVNLSPDVYNNNSVAAAAVAAHECGHAVQHSKGYQWLTLRSKLVPAVQFSSTIMPWVLLGGVLMLKVFPGLLLGGIILFAITTLFSLITLPVEFDASKRALQWLDSTGITYQKEHAMAKDALWWAAMTYVVAAVSSLVLLFHYVLMYLGARDRN, encoded by the coding sequence ATGATGCTAACACCAGGAGTGACTATCATTTCATTGATCTTCTTTGGCATCAGTATGCTGGTAAGCTACAGATTAAGAAATAAATTCAAGCAATACAGCGCTGTGCCAACCTCTTCAGGCCTTACCGGGCGGGAGATAGCTGAAAAAATGCTGAAGGATAATGGTATTTATGACGTAAAAGTTATATCTGTGGACGGACACCTGAGCGACCACTATAACCCGGCTAATAAAACCGTGAACCTCAGCCCGGATGTATATAATAACAACAGTGTGGCCGCAGCTGCAGTAGCGGCTCACGAATGCGGCCATGCTGTACAGCACAGTAAAGGCTATCAATGGCTGACCTTAAGATCCAAACTGGTACCGGCCGTGCAGTTCAGTTCCACCATTATGCCCTGGGTGCTTTTAGGGGGGGTGCTGATGCTCAAGGTTTTTCCGGGCCTGTTGCTGGGCGGGATTATTCTCTTTGCCATTACTACCTTATTCTCTCTGATCACCCTGCCGGTAGAGTTTGATGCTTCAAAAAGAGCGCTCCAGTGGCTGGATAGTACAGGAATAACTTATCAAAAGGAGCATGCCATGGCCAAAGATGCGCTTTGGTGGGCTGCCATGACTTATGTAGTGGCCGCTGTATCCTCCCTGGTTCTCCTGTTCCATTATGTATTAATGTACCTGGGGGCGCGGGATCGTAACTAA
- a CDS encoding ComF family protein has translation MIRSLLHLLYPHVCENCGHDLTRTEEVLCISCMRKMPATSFQLTANNPVEKVFWGRVPVQHAMAGYYFARDGCLQQLIHQFKYKGRKDIAVYLGRQLGLQLKQSSWWQHISLIIPVPLNKVKLRHRGYNQAAMLANGIADILGCDLAEDGLSRKAHAVTQTHKTRLERWENVAEVFLLNNQEKVKNSHVLLVDDVLTTGATLEACGHALLDAGDVTLSICSLAYANR, from the coding sequence ATGATCCGATCATTGCTTCACTTGTTATATCCGCATGTCTGCGAAAATTGCGGACATGATCTTACCCGTACGGAAGAAGTGTTATGTATCAGCTGCATGAGAAAAATGCCGGCTACCTCTTTTCAATTAACAGCCAATAATCCTGTAGAGAAGGTCTTTTGGGGACGGGTGCCGGTGCAGCATGCCATGGCTGGTTATTACTTTGCAAGGGACGGTTGTTTGCAGCAGCTGATTCATCAGTTTAAATACAAGGGGAGAAAAGATATTGCTGTTTACCTGGGCCGCCAGCTTGGCTTACAATTAAAGCAAAGCAGCTGGTGGCAGCATATTTCATTGATCATACCTGTTCCCCTGAATAAAGTGAAGTTGCGGCACAGAGGATACAACCAGGCGGCAATGCTTGCGAATGGCATTGCTGACATATTGGGTTGTGATCTAGCGGAAGATGGCCTCAGCCGTAAAGCGCATGCCGTTACCCAAACCCATAAAACCAGGCTGGAAAGATGGGAGAATGTAGCGGAAGTTTTTCTGCTGAACAACCAGGAGAAAGTAAAGAACAGCCATGTGCTGCTGGTGGATGATGTATTGACCACCGGTGCTACTCTTGAAGCCTGTGGGCATGCATTACTGGATGCAGGAGATGTTACGTTAAGTATCTGCAGCCTTGCTTATGCCAACAGGTAG
- the radA gene encoding DNA repair protein RadA → MSKIKTAFFCQNCGYETAKWTGKCPSCNQWNTFVEEKVQKDIPLRQQEWKTESPKAPKVVSLDAVEGLEERRWLTPDAELNRVLGGGIVAGSLVLVGGEPGIGKSTLFLQNALLLKGIKTLYISGEESEQQIKMRADRLKIQNDQFYLLTETSTQVIFQEIKKLEPQLVIIDSIQTLQSPLIESAPGSVSQIRETAAEMQRFAKETNTPVFLIGHITKDGSIAGPKILEHMVDTVLQFEGDQHYAYRILRTIKNRFGSTAELGIYEMSGEGLRQVSNPSEILISQRDDLLSGVAIASTIEGLRPMLVEVQALVTQSVYGTPQRTATGFDLRRLQMLLAVLEKRGGFHFGVKDVFLNIAGGIRVEDPSIDLAVLCALLSSYEDTGVSHKYCFAGEVGLSGEIRAVNRIEQRIAEAEKLGFDKIFISKYHKKGLDFSKLNIEVVPLGRVEEVYRFLF, encoded by the coding sequence ATGAGTAAAATCAAAACAGCATTTTTTTGTCAGAATTGCGGTTATGAAACAGCAAAGTGGACAGGTAAATGTCCTTCTTGTAATCAATGGAACACTTTTGTAGAAGAAAAAGTTCAGAAGGATATACCGCTACGTCAACAGGAATGGAAAACAGAATCTCCAAAGGCACCCAAAGTAGTAAGTCTTGATGCAGTGGAAGGACTTGAAGAAAGAAGATGGTTAACCCCTGATGCAGAGTTGAACAGAGTGCTGGGAGGAGGCATAGTAGCGGGTTCGCTGGTATTGGTAGGTGGTGAGCCGGGCATTGGTAAATCTACTTTATTCCTGCAGAATGCATTGTTGCTGAAAGGAATTAAAACACTGTATATCAGTGGAGAAGAAAGTGAGCAACAGATCAAAATGCGGGCAGACAGATTGAAGATACAGAATGATCAATTTTATCTGCTTACGGAAACATCTACACAGGTTATCTTCCAGGAGATCAAAAAACTGGAACCTCAGTTGGTGATCATCGATTCCATTCAAACGTTACAATCTCCCCTGATAGAATCTGCTCCGGGAAGTGTATCTCAGATAAGGGAAACTGCCGCAGAGATGCAACGCTTTGCTAAAGAGACCAACACCCCGGTTTTTCTGATAGGCCATATCACAAAAGATGGCTCCATAGCAGGCCCAAAGATCCTGGAACACATGGTGGATACGGTTTTGCAGTTTGAGGGCGATCAGCATTATGCCTATAGGATACTCCGTACTATCAAGAACAGATTTGGTTCAACAGCAGAATTGGGTATATATGAGATGTCCGGAGAAGGACTCCGGCAGGTAAGTAATCCTTCCGAGATACTGATATCCCAGAGAGATGATCTTTTAAGCGGCGTAGCCATTGCATCTACTATTGAAGGGTTGCGTCCTATGTTAGTGGAAGTACAGGCATTGGTAACACAATCTGTATATGGAACACCGCAACGGACAGCTACGGGTTTTGATCTGCGCCGTTTGCAAATGTTACTGGCGGTATTGGAGAAAAGAGGTGGTTTCCATTTTGGGGTAAAGGATGTATTCCTGAATATAGCCGGCGGCATCCGGGTAGAAGATCCTTCTATTGATCTTGCCGTGTTATGTGCGTTGTTATCTTCCTACGAAGATACCGGCGTATCGCATAAATATTGCTTTGCGGGTGAAGTTGGATTGAGTGGTGAGATCCGCGCTGTTAACAGGATTGAGCAACGTATAGCAGAAGCGGAGAAGCTGGGATTCGATAAAATATTTATCTCTAAATATCATAAGAAAGGGCTTGATTTCAGTAAATTGAATATCGAAGTGGTTCCCCTGGGCAGGGTAGAAGAAGTATATCGTTTCTTATTCTGA
- the ispG gene encoding (E)-4-hydroxy-3-methylbut-2-enyl-diphosphate synthase, which translates to MQLYCHSLTQYKRLATLEVKVGDLTIGNFNPIRIQTMTTTDTMDTQGTVAQAIRCIEAGAELVRITAPSKKEAENLLPIKNELRRLGYNTPLVADIHFTPNAAEIAARIVEKVRVNPGNYVDKKKFELLEYTDAEYLEEIDRIRERFTPLVNICKEYGTAMRIGTNHGSLSDRIMSRYGDTPMGMVESAMEFLRIAEDLHYRNIVLSMKSSNPQVMVQAYRLLVQTMQQELGHCYPLHLGVTEAGDGEDGRIKSAAGIGTLLEDGVGDTIRVSLTEDPEFELPVCRDLVKRYTHRISHTPILPLKDPEKLPYSPFAFKRRDTGEVDNIGGKQVPVVVADLSHLHHISSKELQGIGYNYDADTDKWNIGDAAADYIFTGNQELNFALPGTLKVIVQYHTWLQAADKEKYFPYFDIQGYLAARREKRLAQINFVHANADELGTTDFTAFLENLENNVVPVLHSSSAHAMAAIRRAMVDLMERKITQPVILLCNSGHNNPEEDLIHYATETGALLLDGFGDGLWLKALPDLSVSRQPSPVTEPLGLINNVAFGILQATRSRISKTEYISCPSCGRTLFDLQETTARIRAVTNHLKGVKIAIMGCIVNGPGEMADADFGYVGSGVGKITLYRGKEVVKRGLSSDVAVDELIDLIRDNGMWVDVK; encoded by the coding sequence ATGCAATTGTATTGCCATTCGCTGACTCAGTATAAACGTTTAGCCACTCTGGAAGTAAAAGTGGGAGACCTTACCATCGGAAACTTTAACCCTATCCGTATCCAAACCATGACCACCACGGATACCATGGATACCCAGGGAACCGTAGCACAGGCCATCCGTTGTATTGAAGCAGGAGCAGAACTGGTGCGCATTACAGCTCCCAGCAAAAAAGAAGCGGAAAACCTGCTTCCCATCAAAAATGAATTACGCCGCCTGGGTTATAACACCCCGCTGGTAGCAGATATACACTTTACTCCCAATGCGGCAGAAATAGCTGCCCGCATCGTGGAAAAAGTACGGGTAAACCCGGGTAACTATGTAGATAAAAAGAAATTTGAACTGCTGGAATATACCGATGCGGAATACCTGGAGGAAATAGACCGTATCCGCGAACGCTTCACCCCATTAGTGAACATCTGCAAAGAATACGGCACCGCCATGCGGATCGGCACTAACCATGGTTCCCTCAGTGACCGTATCATGAGCCGTTATGGCGATACGCCAATGGGAATGGTGGAAAGCGCAATGGAATTCCTCCGCATTGCGGAAGACCTTCATTACCGGAACATTGTACTCAGCATGAAATCCAGTAACCCGCAGGTGATGGTGCAGGCCTATCGTTTACTGGTGCAGACCATGCAGCAGGAACTGGGTCATTGTTATCCCCTCCACCTGGGTGTAACTGAAGCCGGCGATGGAGAAGACGGACGGATCAAATCCGCAGCCGGTATCGGCACATTGCTGGAAGATGGTGTAGGAGATACTATCCGGGTTTCCCTCACGGAAGATCCTGAATTTGAACTACCCGTTTGCCGCGATCTGGTAAAACGTTATACACACCGTATTTCTCATACACCCATCCTCCCGCTTAAAGATCCGGAAAAGCTTCCCTACTCCCCCTTTGCCTTCAAACGCAGGGATACTGGGGAGGTAGATAACATCGGAGGCAAACAGGTTCCGGTAGTAGTAGCTGATCTTAGTCATCTGCACCACATTTCCTCTAAAGAACTGCAAGGCATCGGGTATAACTATGATGCAGATACGGATAAATGGAACATCGGTGATGCCGCAGCAGATTACATCTTCACCGGCAACCAGGAACTGAACTTTGCTTTGCCCGGTACGCTGAAAGTGATCGTACAATATCATACCTGGCTGCAGGCAGCTGATAAAGAAAAATACTTCCCTTACTTTGACATACAGGGATATCTCGCAGCCCGCCGGGAAAAACGTTTGGCCCAGATCAACTTCGTTCATGCAAATGCAGACGAGCTGGGCACTACAGACTTTACAGCATTCCTGGAAAATCTGGAAAACAACGTAGTTCCTGTGCTGCATTCCTCCTCTGCCCATGCCATGGCCGCTATCAGAAGGGCCATGGTGGACCTGATGGAAAGAAAGATCACACAACCGGTGATCCTGCTATGCAACAGCGGACATAATAATCCGGAAGAGGACCTTATCCATTATGCTACAGAAACCGGTGCGCTCCTGCTCGATGGTTTTGGGGACGGACTTTGGCTGAAAGCCTTGCCAGACCTTTCTGTTAGCCGGCAGCCCTCTCCTGTAACAGAACCCCTGGGCCTGATCAACAATGTGGCCTTTGGCATTCTGCAGGCTACCCGTTCCAGGATCTCTAAAACAGAATATATCTCCTGCCCCTCCTGCGGCCGTACCCTGTTTGACTTACAGGAAACCACTGCCCGCATCCGCGCAGTCACCAATCATTTAAAAGGGGTGAAAATTGCCATCATGGGATGTATCGTAAACGGTCCCGGTGAAATGGCTGATGCCGACTTTGGATATGTTGGCAGCGGCGTAGGCAAGATCACGCTTTACCGTGGCAAAGAAGTTGTGAAACGCGGGCTCAGCAGTGATGTGGCCGTGGATGAGCTGATCGATCTGATCAGGGATAACGGGATGTGGGTAGATGTGAAGTAA
- a CDS encoding homocysteine S-methyltransferase family protein produces the protein MKSLQQCASERILIIDGAMGTMIQRYKLQESDYRGERFKDYHSDVKGNSDLLSITQPGIIEAIHREYLEAGADIIETNTFSSTVIAQADYDMQDLAYEMNVASVQVARRAADDYTRRNPDKPRFVAGAIGPLNKTLSISPDVNNPGFRSVTFDEVVDAYYQQVKALSEAGADILLIETIFDTLNCKGAIFAIKKYFRDTGKPELPIMISGTITDASGRTLSGQTLEAFYISVMHAKPFSIGLNCALGGEQMRPYIEELSQIAGCYVSCYPNAGLPNTFGEYDEEPHETAHIIEDFAKEGFVNIVGGCCGTTPDHIRHMAQNVSSIAPRPLPVLEATL, from the coding sequence ATGAAATCATTACAACAATGCGCCTCAGAGCGTATCCTCATCATTGATGGTGCAATGGGCACCATGATCCAGCGCTACAAACTCCAGGAATCTGATTACAGGGGGGAACGATTTAAAGATTACCATTCAGATGTGAAAGGTAACAGCGACCTTTTGTCTATCACCCAGCCCGGCATTATTGAAGCCATACACAGGGAATACCTGGAAGCGGGGGCAGACATTATTGAAACCAATACATTCAGCAGCACTGTAATTGCACAGGCTGATTACGATATGCAGGACCTGGCATATGAAATGAACGTGGCTTCCGTACAGGTGGCCAGGCGCGCAGCGGATGATTACACCCGCCGCAATCCTGATAAACCTCGTTTTGTTGCCGGCGCCATAGGCCCTTTGAATAAAACATTGTCTATTTCTCCGGATGTGAACAACCCCGGGTTCCGTTCAGTGACCTTTGATGAAGTGGTGGATGCTTATTACCAACAGGTGAAAGCACTGTCTGAAGCTGGTGCGGATATCCTGCTGATCGAAACCATCTTTGACACGCTCAATTGTAAAGGTGCCATCTTTGCTATTAAGAAATACTTCCGCGATACCGGTAAACCGGAATTGCCTATTATGATCTCCGGTACTATTACAGATGCTTCCGGCAGAACGTTGAGTGGTCAAACGCTCGAGGCTTTCTATATCTCCGTGATGCACGCAAAACCATTTTCTATCGGTTTGAACTGTGCATTGGGAGGCGAGCAGATGAGGCCATATATAGAGGAGCTTTCACAGATAGCAGGTTGTTATGTGAGCTGTTATCCTAACGCCGGTTTACCCAATACATTTGGTGAATACGATGAAGAGCCACATGAAACTGCCCACATCATTGAAGATTTTGCAAAGGAAGGTTTTGTGAACATTGTTGGCGGCTGTTGCGGTACCACACCTGATCACATCCGTCATATGGCGCAGAATGTAAGCTCCATTGCCCCACGTCCATTGCCAGTGTTGGAAGCAACATTGTAA
- a CDS encoding helix-turn-helix domain-containing protein, whose translation MHHNKTVDTIPYQKLPLKGQFSIFEVEHFHSDLAGQPHRHHDFQILWLTKAKGEHVVDFVTYDMEDQMIFLLRPGQIHQLPENGMFGFSITFTEKFYFSNKHDRESLYDFTTLFDDTQEYAPIRISNATAANFSMLITLMREELSIQLEGSSSSVIKHLLNAFLLLAEREKKHNVANSPALLHHDARIIELRRVVEKHFRKEHQAAFYAKHFALTAKRLNEITREAIGKTITDMIRARLILEAKRQLAFSHRSVKEICYELGFEDPAYFSRFFRQHTSTSPHEFRDTMFK comes from the coding sequence ATGCACCATAACAAAACCGTGGATACCATACCCTATCAGAAATTACCACTAAAAGGCCAATTCAGTATCTTTGAAGTGGAACACTTCCATAGCGACCTGGCAGGCCAGCCGCACCGGCATCACGATTTTCAGATCCTCTGGCTGACCAAAGCCAAAGGGGAGCATGTGGTGGATTTTGTGACATATGATATGGAGGATCAAATGATCTTTCTGCTCCGTCCCGGCCAGATCCATCAATTGCCGGAGAATGGCATGTTTGGTTTCAGCATCACTTTCACAGAGAAATTCTACTTCAGCAATAAACACGACCGTGAATCCTTGTACGATTTTACCACTTTGTTCGATGATACACAGGAGTATGCGCCCATACGCATTAGTAATGCCACGGCAGCCAATTTTTCCATGCTGATCACCTTAATGCGGGAGGAATTATCCATTCAGCTGGAAGGGAGCAGCAGTAGTGTGATCAAACACTTATTGAATGCCTTTCTCTTACTGGCAGAGCGGGAGAAAAAACATAATGTGGCAAATTCCCCTGCGCTGTTACATCATGATGCCCGGATCATAGAGTTGCGGAGGGTGGTGGAAAAGCATTTCCGCAAGGAGCATCAGGCGGCTTTTTATGCAAAACATTTTGCGCTTACTGCCAAGCGGTTAAATGAGATAACAAGGGAGGCAATTGGTAAAACCATTACAGATATGATCCGTGCGAGGTTGATCCTGGAGGCCAAGCGGCAACTGGCATTTAGCCACAGGAGCGTAAAAGAGATCTGTTATGAACTGGGGTTTGAGGATCCGGCTTATTTCAGCCGCTTTTTCCGGCAGCATACTTCCACCTCTCCCCATGAGTTCAGGGACACAATGTTCAAATAG
- the metH gene encoding methionine synthase has product MNTPHIIKPYLRLSGLEPLVVRPETNFLNVGERTNVTGSKKFARLIREGLFEEALSVARQQVESGAQVLDVNMDDALLDGEKAMTTFLNLLASEPDISRIPVMIDSSKFSVIEAGLKCLQGKCIVNSISLKEGEEKFIEHAIICQSYGASVVVMAFDENGQADTLQKRVDFCHRAYKILTEKVGYDPQDIIFDPNIFAIATGIEEHNNYAVEFIEACRQIKKLMPLTKISGGVSNVSFSFRGNDTVREAMHSVFLLHAIKAGLDMGIVNAGMIQIYDEIEPQLRELCEDAILNRREDATERLITFAETVKAKGKVEEKSQAWREGTVEARLSHALVNGITDYIEADTEEARQKYDRPLQVIEGPLMDGMNVVGDLFGAGKMFLPQVVKSARVMKKSVAVLTPFIEEEKAEYVRLNGGQIKSAGRILLATVKGDVHDIGKNIVGVVLGCNGYDIIDLGVMVPADKILQAAKEHQVDIIGLSGLITPSLDEMVHIARELKRQKFNIPLLIGGATTSRTHTAVKIAPEYENGVVHVLDASRSVTVTGNLLNKALNKNFLQEVNTEYVKLNEAFRNKRPVKQYLTVDQARQNKVPVDWNNFNPVKPALLGTKTFTDYDLAEIAKYIDWQPFFIAWELHGKFPQILEDSVVGVEATRLYKDAQDMLKKIIDEKWLRARAVIGMFPANSNGADSVMVTAPDGAEFPLEFLRQQIKKAPGQPNFSLADYIAPKSTGKQDYIGGFAVTTGEGIEEKLEEFRKEHDDYSSIMLKALADRFAEAFTELLHERVRKEFWGYATEEHLSNEQLIKEEYLGIRPAPGYPACPEHTEKYKLFDLLNATEETGIILTESLAMYPASSVSGWYLANPESKYFGLGKIEKDQVEDYAKRKGWPLEEAEKWLRPNLEYDM; this is encoded by the coding sequence ATGAATACTCCACATATTATTAAACCGTATTTGCGGTTAAGTGGTCTCGAACCACTGGTTGTAAGGCCGGAAACTAACTTTCTTAACGTAGGTGAACGTACCAACGTAACAGGCTCCAAGAAATTTGCAAGACTGATCCGTGAAGGATTATTCGAGGAGGCATTGTCTGTTGCACGCCAACAGGTAGAAAGCGGTGCGCAGGTATTAGATGTGAACATGGACGATGCGTTGCTTGACGGTGAGAAGGCCATGACCACTTTCCTTAACCTGCTGGCTTCAGAACCTGATATCTCCCGCATACCCGTGATGATCGATTCCAGTAAGTTCAGTGTGATCGAGGCGGGACTTAAATGCCTGCAGGGTAAATGTATCGTTAACTCCATCAGCTTAAAAGAAGGTGAGGAGAAGTTCATAGAACATGCCATCATCTGCCAGAGCTATGGTGCTTCTGTTGTTGTAATGGCTTTCGATGAAAACGGCCAGGCAGATACTTTGCAGAAACGGGTGGATTTCTGTCATCGTGCTTATAAGATCCTTACGGAAAAAGTAGGCTACGATCCCCAGGACATCATTTTCGATCCGAATATCTTTGCGATAGCTACTGGTATTGAAGAACACAACAACTATGCAGTTGAGTTCATCGAAGCCTGCCGCCAGATCAAAAAACTGATGCCGCTCACAAAGATCAGTGGTGGTGTGAGTAACGTTTCTTTCTCTTTCCGTGGGAATGATACGGTGCGGGAGGCCATGCACTCCGTATTCCTGCTCCATGCCATCAAAGCTGGTCTGGATATGGGTATTGTGAACGCCGGTATGATCCAGATCTATGATGAGATAGAACCTCAGCTCCGCGAATTATGTGAAGATGCTATCCTCAACCGCAGAGAAGATGCAACGGAACGCCTGATCACTTTTGCAGAAACGGTGAAAGCAAAAGGAAAGGTGGAAGAGAAGAGCCAGGCATGGAGAGAAGGTACAGTGGAAGCAAGATTGAGCCATGCATTGGTAAATGGTATCACAGATTATATTGAAGCAGATACAGAAGAAGCCCGTCAGAAATACGACCGTCCCTTACAGGTGATCGAAGGTCCGCTGATGGATGGGATGAATGTGGTAGGAGATCTTTTTGGCGCTGGTAAAATGTTCCTGCCGCAGGTGGTGAAGAGTGCACGGGTGATGAAAAAGTCCGTTGCGGTACTGACGCCATTCATTGAAGAAGAGAAAGCAGAGTATGTAAGACTGAATGGCGGGCAGATCAAATCTGCCGGTAGAATATTACTGGCCACCGTAAAAGGAGATGTACACGATATCGGTAAGAATATTGTTGGTGTGGTACTGGGTTGTAATGGTTATGATATCATAGACCTGGGAGTGATGGTGCCTGCTGACAAGATACTGCAGGCAGCAAAAGAACACCAGGTAGATATTATAGGTCTTAGTGGTTTGATCACACCCAGCCTGGATGAAATGGTACACATTGCCCGGGAACTAAAACGGCAGAAATTCAATATTCCTTTGCTGATAGGCGGTGCTACCACATCCCGTACGCATACAGCCGTGAAGATCGCACCTGAATATGAAAATGGTGTAGTGCACGTATTGGATGCATCCCGGAGTGTAACCGTTACCGGTAACCTCCTGAACAAAGCATTAAATAAGAATTTCCTGCAAGAGGTGAATACGGAATATGTGAAACTGAATGAGGCATTCCGCAATAAGCGCCCGGTTAAACAATACCTCACTGTTGACCAGGCCAGGCAAAATAAAGTGCCGGTTGACTGGAACAATTTCAACCCGGTGAAACCTGCATTGCTGGGCACTAAAACATTTACAGATTATGATCTTGCAGAGATCGCTAAGTATATAGACTGGCAGCCATTCTTTATTGCATGGGAACTGCATGGTAAATTCCCCCAGATCCTGGAAGACAGTGTGGTGGGTGTGGAAGCTACCCGTTTGTATAAGGACGCGCAGGATATGCTGAAGAAGATCATTGATGAAAAATGGTTACGTGCAAGAGCGGTGATAGGTATGTTCCCTGCAAATTCAAATGGTGCAGACTCTGTTATGGTAACCGCTCCTGATGGGGCTGAGTTCCCATTGGAGTTCCTGCGGCAGCAGATCAAGAAAGCGCCTGGCCAGCCTAACTTCAGCCTAGCAGATTACATTGCGCCTAAATCAACAGGTAAGCAGGATTATATAGGAGGTTTTGCAGTTACCACGGGAGAAGGTATTGAAGAAAAGCTGGAAGAGTTCAGAAAAGAACACGATGATTATAGCAGTATCATGCTGAAAGCACTGGCAGACCGCTTTGCAGAGGCATTTACGGAATTGCTGCATGAAAGAGTGCGGAAGGAATTCTGGGGTTATGCCACGGAAGAACATTTGAGCAACGAACAGCTGATCAAGGAGGAGTACCTGGGTATCCGCCCTGCGCCAGGTTATCCTGCCTGCCCGGAACATACAGAGAAGTATAAACTCTTTGATCTGTTGAATGCAACAGAAGAAACGGGGATCATCCTTACGGAATCACTGGCCATGTACCCTGCATCCAGTGTGAGTGGCTGGTACTTAGCCAACCCCGAATCCAAATACTTCGGATTAGGTAAGATTGAAAAAGATCAGGTGGAAGATTATGCGAAGAGGAAAGGATGGCCTTTGGAAGAAGCAGAGAAATGGCTGCGTCCGAACCTGGAATATGATATGTAA